GCTGGGTAGAAACAAACTACGCTCCATTTTCCTTTTAAACTTTCGTCAGTAACTTGGATAAATTCTCCATTATGGTAAGCGTTAGCTTTAAACGGTTTTACTTCTGTGCCGATTAATAACATATTAAAATTCCTCCTAAAGGTTGGTTTTGAGCATCGGAAATTAGTTTGCTCATAAAATATATTTTTTAATTAACTGTAATAATTCTAATTCGATATTAATTATCATATAAAAGTGGTTATTTTGTCAAGAGAATAAACCAACTTTATACCAATTTAATTAATATTTATTCTCAATTAAGGCTGTTAGGGAATTAAAAGGTAATTTTCAAGTCATAAATTTTCAATGAGTGTTTGAAAGGGTAGTGTGTATGTTAGAGACATGGTGTAAGTATAAATTCTTAGGAAGGAAATATTTCTTAGAAGTTGTGGATTTGAAAAGGAACTGCTTACTTCTATTTTACAAAGAATTGTGCAATAAATAAAACAAAATGTATCGGAATCTTTGTGAACAATTATTGTCATCTTAAATATATATAATAAGAAGTATATTGCAATGAGAAATAGAAACATTGACGCTCATTTCTAACAAGATATAATAAAAGCGAGATATGTATTGCAATAGAGAAGATATAGTATAGATTGAAAAAATTTCAGTCTATTATTTTTTACGGCTTTTAGAAAACGTTTACATTTAGTGTGGAGGGGAAACCATGTCTAAGTTCACGAAGTATTTTTTAATGGAAGCTAAAGATGTGATTACATATGTGCAAGAGAAATTACCCAAGTTCGAACATGTAAAGGGGCTAAAGTGTAAAGAAATAGGTGATGGTAATTTAAATTATGTGTTCCGCGTTTGGGATGAACAGAAGAACATTTCTGTCATTGTAAAGCAAGCTGGGGATACAGCGCGTATTTCAGATGAGTTTAAGTTGTCGACGAATCGAATCCGTATAGAATCAGATGTTTTGCGATTAGAAGGAGAGTTAGCATCTGGACTCGTGCCAAATGTATATTTGTTTGATAGTGTGATGAATTGTTGCGTGATGGAAGATTTATCAGATCACACAATATTGCGCACAGCACTCATAAATCATCAAATGTTTCCGAAGCTTGCTGATGATTTAACTACTTTTATGGTAAACACTCTTCTATTAACATCAGATGTTGTAATGAATCATAAAGAGAAGAAGGAACTCGTGAAGAATTATATAAATCCTGAGTTATGTGAGATTACAGAGGACCTCGTATATTCAGAGCCATTCACAAACCATAATAAACGCAACGAATTGTTTCAATTAAATGAAGGTTGGATTAGGGAGCATATTTATAGTGATAAAGAGCTTCGTATGGAAGTAGCAAAACTTAAGTTTTCGTTTATGACGAATGCACAAGCGCTACTTCATGGTGATTTACATACTGGTTCTGTTTTTGTAAAAAGTGATTCTACAAAGGTTATTGATCCTGAATTTGCTTTTTATGGACCTATGGGATATGACGTTGGAAATATAATGGCAAATTTAATGTTTGCATGGGTGAATGCAGATGCAGTGATGCAATCTGGTATTGAGAAAGATACATATATGAACTGGATAGAATCTACCATGATAGATGTAATTGATTTATTTAAGAAGAAGTTTTTAGATGCTTGGGATATTCATGTGACAGAGATTATGGCGAAGGAAGAAGGCTTTAACCGAGTTTATTTACAATCTGTATTAGAGGATACAGCTGCAGTGACGGGTCTTGAGTTAATTCGTCGTATTGTTGGTCTAGCGAAGGTAAAGGATATGACTTGTATTGAGAATGACGCAGAGCGTGCTAGAGCGGAGCGAATTTGTCTTCAAGTAGCGAAGAAGTTTATTTTACAAGCGAATCAATATAAAACAGGTAGCAGCTTTGTAGAAACGTTAAAAAAACAGTCAATGCATAGTGCGAAATAAGGGGAGAAGATGATGACAGAGCAATTAATACCAATTCAGTGGAAAGATGATGCTTTAGTGTTATTGGATCAAACGGTATTACCGAACGAAGTAGTCTATGAATCTTTTAAAACGGCTGAGGGTGTGTGGGATGCGATTCAAGTAATGAAAGTACGAGGAGCGCCGGCAATAGGTGTTTCAGCAGCCTACGGTGTGTATTTAGGGGTAAATGAAGTTACTAAAAGTTCGGCGGAAGAATTCATATCGGAAGTAAAAAAGGTATGTGCATACTTAGCGACATCAAGACCGACGGCAGTAAATTTATTTTGGGCGCTTGAAAGAATGGAAAGTGTAGCGAAAGAGAATGCTCACTTATCAATTGCGCAGTTGAAAGATAGATTATTAGAAGAAGCAAAAGAGATTCATAGAGAAGATGAAGAAATTAACCGTCAAATTGGAGAACATGCATTAACATTATTTCATGATGGCATGGGGGTATTAACGCATTGTAATGCAGGTGCGTTAGCAACGACTAAGTATGGTACTGCGACAGCTCCAATGTACTTAGCGAAAGAAAAAGGATGGGACTTAAAAATCTATTCGGATGAAACACGCCCTAGATTACAAGGTTCAACGTTAACAGCATTAGAACTGCAGCGAGCGGGAATTGATGTAACGGTCATTACAGATAATATGGCAGCAATGGTCATGTCACAAGGGAAAATTGATGCAGTAATCGTTGGATGTGATCGTGTAGCAGCAAATGGGGATGTAGCAAATAAAATTGGAACATTAGGTGTGTCGATTTTGGCTAAATATTATAACATTCCGTTTTATGTAGCAGCACCAACGCCGACAATTGATTTGAAAACACTGACAGGAAAAGAAATTCCAATTGAAGAAAGGGATGCTTCTGAAGTGATTAATCGTTTCGGACAATACTCTGCTCCGCAAGAAAGTAAAGTATACAATCCGGCATTTGATGTCACGCCATCTGACAATGTAACAGCGATTATTACGGAAAAAGGAATTGTGAAAGCACCGTTTACGGAGAATTTAAAAAAGCTATTTCAATAAGTAGATAGTTTTTTAGAAAAATAGTCATCATAAGCTTCATACTTAGGGGGATGTATATGTTACTGCAAAAAGAAAGAGAAGAAATTGTAGCGTACGGAAAGAAAATGATTTCTAGTGGTTTAACAAAGGGGACTGGCGGTAATATTAGTATTTTTAATCGTGAACAAGGTCTTGTTGCAATTAGCCCAAGCGGTTTAGATTATTATGAAACGACGCCTGAAGATGTAGTTATATTGAATTTAGATGGTGAAGTGATAGAGGGAGAGAGAAAACCATCAAGTGAATTAGATATGCATCTTATCTATTATAGAAATCGTGAAGATATAAATGCGCTTGTACATACACATTCTCCTTATGCGAAGACAATCGCATCATTAGGATGGGAACTTCCTGCTGTGTCATATTTAATTGCTTTTGCAGGTCCGAATGTCCGCTGTGCATCGTATGAAACGTTTGGTACGAAGCAATTAGCAGAGGCTGCTTTTGAAGGAATGATTGATCGTCGTGCAGTTTTGCTTGCGAACCATGGTTTAATGGCTGGAGCGAATAATATAAAAATGGCGTTTACTATTGCAGAAGAAATAGAGTTTTGTGCTCAAATTTATTATCAAACGAAAAGTATCGGAGAACCGAAATTACTGCCAGAAGACGAGATGGAGAATTTGGCGAAGAAGTTTGAAGGGTATGGGCAGCAGTAGAATGAAATGAAAACCCCCTCAAGAAAAAATCTTGAGGGGGTTTCTTTATGCTTTCTTGAGCAACAAATACATAAAGTAAGGTGCACCAATTAAAGCAACGACAATACCAGCGGGAATACCGTTAGGTTCAACGATATTTCGTCCGATTGTGTCTGCAAATAGTAATAGCCATCCACCAATTAAAACAGCGATTGGCATGAAGATTTGATGCCTTGGACCTACTAAAGATTTCGCGATGTGAGGAGCCATTAGTCCAATAAAGCTAATGCCACCTGTTACAGAAACAGCAGCGGCAGCAAGTGCAACGGCTGCGATTAATAAGTATCTTCGCTCTTTTTCAATTTCAATTCCAACACCGATTGCTACTGGCTCGTTTAATGCTAGTATATTTAATCGATTTGCTTTATAGAAGACAAATGGGATTAATACGATTAGCCAAGGAAGCATTGCTAAAACAAATGTCCAGTCATCTCCCCAAATGTTTCCGGCAATCCATTTGGCGATAAAGTCCACTTTCATACGATCAGCGGATGAAATAAGGACAATCATTATTCCAGATAGTGCAAATGAAAAACCGATGCCGGTTAATGTTAATCGTATTGGCTGAAGGCCGGTGGATTTACTATATGAAAATACGTAAATTAGAACAGCTGTTAGAAACGCACCGATAAATCCAACAACTGGTAGTAGGTAAAGGAATGAACCTACGTCTATCGGGAAGTATAGAAAGAAAACAGAAACTGCAACACCAGCACCAGCGTTAATGCCGAGAATACCAGGTTCAGCTAAATCGTTTCGGGTAATACCTTGTAATACAGCACCTGATAAAGCGAGTGCCATACCAGCTAATAATGTAATGACGATTCTAGGTAGCCTTAAAGAATATAAAACGAATTCTTCTTTAAATGTACCTTGTCCCATAAGTGTTGGGATTAATCTGTCATAGGAGAGAGCGGCAGAACCGAGTCCCATTCCAATTACAATTGTTGTGATGGTAAGTATAAGTAATGCAAGTATGATAAGGCGTTGTTTCTTTAGAATAGATTGCATCATGAGAAAGTTCTTCCTCCTTTACGTACAATGAATAGGAAGAATGGTAATCCTACAATTGCGACGATTGCAGCAACTGGTGTTTCATACGGAGCGTTAATTGTACGTCCGATTGTATCTGCGAGCAGCATAAAGGAAGCACCAGCGATCGCTGACATCGGTATAACAAAACGGTAGTCTGGTCCAACGATTGGACGAACCATATGAGGTATCATTAAGCCGATAAATGCCATGTTTCCGACAAGCGCTACAGAAGCACCTGCAAGCAAGATAATAATGATAAATAAAATTGTTTTAATGACGATAATTTTTTGACCGAGTCCAACGGCAACTTCTTCACTGAAACTAAGAACTGTTAATTTCTTTGCAAGTAAGATAGCGATAAATATACTTATTGAAATAACCGGAATAATAATTTTTAATTGACTCCAACTCGTTCCAATTACGCCCCCAGCCGTCCACATTGATACATCTTGTGAAATTTTAAAGTAAATGCCGACTCCTTCTGAAATTGCGAGTAGAAATGCTGAAACAGCAGCACCGGCTAATACAATTCGAAGGGGAGAAAGTCCGCCCTTTTTCACCATGCCAATTCCGAATACCATAATAGCGCCAATTGCAGCGCCGATAAAGCAAGCTAGTGTTAAGTAAAGGTAGCTTATAGAAGGATTGAAGGCAAGTGTTAGTGCAAGTGCAGCATTTGCACCGCCAGTTAAGCCTAGTAATCCCGGATCGGCAAGTGGGTTTCGAGTTAATCCTTGCATAATTGCACCAGAAACAGCGAGTCCAGCTCCTACAAAAATAGCAGCAACTTCACGTGGTAAACGTATTTCACGCAGGATGGATAGCTTATCTCCTTTAGCAGAGGAAGTAAGTGCTAACCATACGTCTTTTATAGAAGTATCTGCAGCGCCTAACACCATTGCAAATATAAAAATAAGAAAGAATGCAATGATACTCAAAATTAATTTGTATGTAAAAGCGTTGGAACGTAGGTTGTCTTGCTCTTTTTTCATCAGTTTCACATCTTTTCTTTTCATAGAATAAAGGAAGAGGAATTCTTAAATTAAGAATTCCTCATGTTTGTATTATTGACCAAGAAAGCTCTTCTTGAAGAAGTCTAGTTGGAAATCTAATGTAAGTGGATCATTGAAATAGAATTCCATCATGTTTGCTTCATATACACGATTATTTTTTACTGCTGGAATGTTTTTATATGATTCTGTCTCTTGGAATGAGTTATCAGTATCTTTGTTTTTACTTACGATTAAGTAATCACCAGCGAACTCAGGTAATACCTCAGTAGATAATGCGTAGTATCCTTCTTTTAAAGCTTTTTCTTTTACTTTTTCAGGCATTTTTAATTTCATTTCTTGGTAAAGAATTTCTGTTCCACGGCCCCAGTTTTCGCCGTATACGTAAAGCTGTTTGTTGAAGTTTTCAACAACAGAAACTGTTGCATCTTCACCGATCTTCGCTTTAATGTCTTTTCCAGCTGTTTGTGCGCGTTTCTTGAAATCATCAACCCAAGTTTTTGCTTCTTTTTCTTTATTTAATAATTTACCGATTTCTAAGTGTTGTGTTAAGTAATCAACTTTTCCGTAAGTGTATGTTACAGTAGGAGCGATTTTCTTTAACTTATCAACATTTTTAATGTTTGATAACCCAATGATTAAATCTGGATTTAATTCAGCAATTTTTTCAACATTCTCATCTGATACTTCAGCGACATTCTTCAGTTTGCTATCGAAACGTGGGTTTTGTTTAGACCATGAGTCTACCCCAACAAGGTTTACACCTAATGACATTACGTTACCAGCGAATGATGATAAGACAACAACACGTTGTGGATTTGCTGGAACTTCTACTTTACCATTTTCTGATTGGTATGTAATTGTTTCTGATTTTTTACTTTTTGCGTCGTTCTTCTTGTCTGTTGAACCATTGCTACAAGCACTCATAACAAGGACGAACAGAACTGTTAGTGAAATAAATAATTTTTTCATCGTCTTTCTCCTTTAGATAGATGATATGTGATATACAATAAATTGTTTAGCTTTAATCTTTTGAAAAGTTAGTGGTAATACAAAAGTCTTATTAATAATCTTGAATATGAGATTTTACCATATAGTATTCACCATAGTAATAGAAGAAGATGTAATCTCACAGTTGCTAATAATTAACAAATTGATAATGATTATCAATATTGATTCTTTAAATACTATAATTTTATATAGGTGTATTGTCAATAGTGATTTTGATTGTAAAATTTATAAAAACAAGTTATATTTTATTGAGAATGATAATCAATGACTAATAGCTGAGGAGTGAGCTCGAATGAATCAAGAAGAATTGTTTGATGTAACCGTGATAGGCGGAGGGCCTGCGGGGCTTTATTCAGCTTTTTATAGTGGACTAAGAGAAATGAAAACGAAAATAATAGAATTTCAACCACAGTTAGGTGGAAAAATACATGTTTATCCGGAGAAAATGATTTGGGATATTGGCGGATTATTACCGGTTACTGGTGAGAAATTAATTGAGCAACTTGTACAACAAGGATTAACATTTCAGCCTGAAGTTGTATTGAATACAAAAATAGAATCAATTATTCGTAATCAGGATGGCATTTTTACGTTGAAAACAAGCTCTGGGGAAGAACATTTTTCAAAAACAGTGATCGTCGCAACTGGTAGTGGTATATTGAATCCACAAAAGTTATCAATTGAGGGTGCGGAGAGATTCGAAGTCTCAAATTTAAATTATACAGTTAAATCGTTAAAACGTTTCAAAGATAAAACGGTAATTATTTCAGGCGGAGGGAACTCTGCAATTGATTGGGCGAATGAATTAGAACCAATCGCGAAAAAAGTTTATTTAACATATAGAAAAGAAGAATTATCTGGTCATGAAGCACAAGTAAAACAACTTATGAACAGTTCAGCGGAATGTTTCTTTAATACATCGATTACAAAATTAATTGCCGGTGATAACCATGAAGCGATTGAACATGTAGAATTAACGAATCATGAAACTGGAGAGGTTTCGCATTTACCTGTTGAAGAAGTTATTATTAATCATGGATATGAACGTGACATTACATTATTGGAAAATAGTGAGCTAGATGTCGCAATTGTGGATAATTACTTTATCGCTGGGAATGCAAATAGTGAGTCCTCGGTAGATGGATTATATGCCGCTGGAGATATTTTAAAGCATGAAGGGAAATTACATTTAATTGCAGGGGCGTTCCAAGATGCTGGAAATGCTGTGAATAAAGCGAAACAATTTATTCAACCAGATGCAAGTGAGTACGGAATGGTTTCTTCGCATAATGAAGTATTTAAGAAGAGAAATCGAGAATTGATTAAGCAGATGATGAAATAATAAAGGAACAAGTATACCCCCATTCACTTCTCTATTCGTATGGACGAGAGAGGTAAATGGGGGTTTTCCTGTTTATTATATCTTCAATCATTATCATGACACCGATTTCATTAGTTCATGTGACATGAACGTTTTATTTGTAATCTCTCTAGAAAACAATGAATTTAGGATTGGTTTATGCTGTCCCTTTTGCCTGTTCATTAGGAAATGGCATATTTAGTATAGATGCAATGTATTGTTTTCCATGTTTTCGAGCTAATGATTCTAATATTTGGCGAACGCGTTTTGTAAGATGACCTTGTTTTTTTATAGACTCACAATATGCGTCATAGAAAACGTATTTAGCCCAAAGGAAATCATCTTGTTGGAATAAGAAATGATTTTTGTACCATTCGCCAATCGTATGATAGCAATTGCTTTCATGTACTGCTGCACTTTGTGAAAGAATACGATCGGATAAAGAATTAGATAGATGAGAAATTGTGTTTTCTGTTTCAACTCGTAATGTGTTTTCTAACATTGTAATGATGTGACGAGTAGCCATATGTTAACTCTCCTTTGTGTAAATGGGTAATACCATTCTATATTTAAAAAAATACTTACTATACTATTATACAATATATGGAATGCATCTACCTGCTTTTTAATTTGTATTTACAAAATCTTTTTTATTTGTTTACAAAAATAAAGTAAGATACAGTATATATATGAAAAAATAATAAAGGAATGAACACATTGTATATAACAATAGAAGAGGCTGCGGAGTATTTGAAATTACCAAAATCGTATGTTGAAGACTTAATTCAGCAAAAGAAAGTGCGTGCACTGTTTGATGGAGAGCAATATTTAATAAACAAGGAACAGTTTAATACACATTTAGAACAAATGGAGAAATATAAGCAGTTAGTGGAAGAAATATTAAACGAACCAATTCCAGAAGATATGGATGTTAAAGACGAAGATTAAATTTATAAAAATCCCCCGTATTAAGATATGCAGAAATGTATCTTAATACGGGGGATTTTTATATTAAGGGATGAAAAGGTCATCCGAAATCCTAGAGTTACTTTAAGGGAAAGAAGATTTTATAGGGATTAGTACTATTAGTTAAAAGCATATTTTTTTATACAGGGGACAAACATAGAGAACGTAACCTGTACAGATACATATACTATCAGTGCAAAAGCTTATAAATTAATGGAAGGGGTTTTCTCGTGAGTTTATTTCATTGTGATTTTTTGAAAGACTTAATTGGATCTTATGTAAGAGTGAACAGAGGTGGACCAGAATCTCAAAGAGGAATAATAGTAGCGGTATATGCGGACTACTTTGTATTAGAGAATGAAAAAGGGGAGTACCATTACTATCAAATTCGCCACCTGAAAAGCATTACAAAAAATACGAAAGATTGTGGAGCAGCGGATTACGGATGGTTGGAAGAAGATAGTGCAGAAGACTTTGAAACGCTACTTCAAAGCTTCAAATACCGCTGGGTGAAAATTAACCGTGGTGGTCCAGAGAAAGTTGAGGGCATTTTACAAGACGTTTCTTGCGATTATGTAACGTTAATTATAAAAGAAGAAGTTGTATTAATTGCACTATCTCATATTAAAAGTGTTAATTATAACGCACCAGTATGTGGAGAGAGTGATGAGAGTAGCGATGAGAAAAGTGATGGAAATAGCAATAACTCAGGTCGTGCTCGCGCACAAAGACAATCAAGTAGAGGAAAATAATACAGAAAGGGGATACGAAATTGGAGAGTGTAGTATGCTGTGATCAAATCAAGGGTTTAGTCGGTGAGAATGTAAAAGTAAATCTTCGCGGACCAGAAAGTCGAATAGGTGTACTGTTATCGTTAGGAAAAGATTACCTTACGTTACAATTACCTCATGGAGAAGTAGTGTATTATCAGCTAAAACATGTGAAGAGTCTAGTCAAGAAAGTGAAAGAAACAAAATGTGACGATTACTATGGTTCATGTTTCTATTCTGATGAAGATACTTTTTTAGATGTATTAAGTGACTTGAAGTATAAGTGGGTAAAGATTAATCGTGGCGGACCAGAGAGTGTGGAAGGTTTATTAAGCGAAGTGCATGACGGATGTATTACACTAGTAAACGGTGAAGAAGTCATTTACGTGATTAATTTTCATATTAAAAGCGTAAATCAAATAGTTAAATATAAAAAGAATGAAGAAGAATAATGTTTAATAAATAAGAGGGGCATTATAATTGAAATGGAAGAACGATTTCTTATTTCGCTGTAATTATTTCGCGGTATATGAAAAGGATTTCTTACTATTAAAAGACAGAACATTGCCCCTGATTATTTTTTAGAAATGAATGACAGGAAAATTGTAATTTCATAGAAAGGAGGATATAGATGAATGAGTTAAACAAGAACATTGGGGAAAATATATACGTTAAATTAATCGGTGAAAAAAGATTTAAGGGTGTATTAATTGATGTAGGAAATGATATTGTTGTTCTCTACAATGGACAAGACTATGTATATATATCTTTATACCATATCCAATATTATAAATTTTTAAGAGAGCATGATGAAGAAATATTAAAACCAGATGTGGATTCTGTAATTAAGAGGGAATCACCTTCAATTTCTTTGAGAAAAGTATTAAGCACATCTAAAGGGATTTTTACAGAAATTTATGTGGCAGGAAATGCTCCAATACACGGTTATGTTACAAGTGTGATGAACGATTATATTGTTTTTTATAGCCCAGTTTATAAAACAGTATATATATCTTTAAAGCATTTGAAATGGTTAATTCCTTATAAAGAGAACCAAGTACCTTATTCCCTCAATAAAAATGAACTCCCCGTAAATCCATTAAATATTACTTTAGCTAGAACGTTTGAAGAACAGCTTATTAAAATGGCTGGGAGAATTATGGTGTTTGATTTAGGTGAGGAATCTAATAAAATTGGAAAAATGGTGAAAATTGATGAAGGGCATATTGAAATATTAAAAGCACGTGACGCAAAAATGTACGTGAATATTCAACATGTAAAATCTGTCCATTGTCCGTAGGCTAGTTAAAAGGGCTGGCTTTTTCTTTTATATATGCAGAAGAAAAGGTCGAGCCTATTTGTTTACCGCTATTTGGATATGAGGGGGGAAGTGAATTGAATATATAAGTATGGTACTGTTTTTTACTTATGAAGAGGTAATCTTGTACGAAATTATAAAAAATCTGTACGAGCTATCTTTTATTGTATTCAATTCATTTTTTGAGGAAGTACTGCTCAACTAATCTATTAAAGGGGTTTTGTTTGTGGAGCAGTTTCCAAATGCGTTTTCGATTACATTACTTGGCAGTGCTGGTGGAGCAGCAAAAGCAGTGTTAGCAATTTTGAATCAAGCGGTAGTAAATGAAAAAGATCCAATTTATGAAGTTATAAAGAATGTGAACTTCCATTTGGTGGATATAAAACAAAAAGATAAAAGTTATTATGAGGAGTTGTTTCCAAATCTGAAAGAGCAATTTTTTTTATATGAAATAAATCTTCAAGATGTAGTCAAATTTAAACAACATTTAAAAGAAAAAAGAACGAAGGTTGTTATTGATGTTTCAGGTGCAGATACGATTAGGGTACTGAGTTGTTGTAATGACCTTGGCATTTGTTATATTAATTCGGCTTTGGAAAATGAGGCGGTAGATCAAGACGATAGTTTACTTGGCTTTCAGCTTACGGAAAGGTATACGAGGTTTGAGAAGGAGAAAGAAACATTTACAAATACAAGAGCGATTATAGGCTCAGGTATGAATCCGGGTGTTGTTCAATGGATGGTTGTTGAACTTATGAAAGAACGTCCAAATGAAAAACCGCGAGCATGCTATATTGTAGAACATGATAATTCATTTTTGGGTGATAAAGGGCTAATAAAACCTCATACACTTTATGCATCATGGGCAGTAGAACGTTTTCTTGATGAAGCGATATGGAGTTATCCTATGTATATGAGTCATCATCGTCCACTTTATTTTTATGAGGATGTATATGCTTCAGAGTATAAAGTAAAGTTAGGTGAAAAAGAATTTTATGGTTGCTTAATGCCGCATGAAGAAGTTTTAATTTTGGGGAAATCCTTTAATATGGAAGTGGGTTTTCTTTATCGGATCAATGAGTATACAACAAACTTAATTAGACAGAACTTAGATAAAGTGGAAGATTTATGGGATTGGAATCGTAAAGTCTTTAATCCAGCAGAAGATGATATTATAGGAGAAGATTTAGTCGGTGTGTTACTCGTTTATGAACATAACGAGACATACATGTATAATGTAATGAATAGTAGCCAAGTTTTTCAAAAATATAAAACAAATGCGACGTACTTTCAAGTAGGGTGTGGAATTTATGCTGGCTTATGTAGTTTACTGTTAGATACTTTTGGACAAGGTGCTTATTATGTAGAAGAATTATTATTAAATACTGAAAGTAAGTATGGGGAATATTTAAATTTATATATGAAGGATTTTGTAGTAGGACATAATAATTTTACAGATGGATTGCTAAATGATAGGGTAAGATGGATATAAATTGTGATTGAAAAGGAAGGAGATGTATCTCCTTCCTTTTAGTATTAGAAGGTTACATGTTGCCCTGAAAGCAATTTCATAATTATAATTTAAAGAGATAATAGTTGAAATGTTTTTTTGGGTATTGATCAAGAGGAGTTTTTATATGAACAAATACAAGAGCTTGATTTATGAAGAAAGAGAAGCTTTAAAAGTATTTATATTATTATTCTATATTATATTTTTTTTATATGACGCTATCTATTATTTCGTTTATCCTGCTATGAATATTAATGAAGCAATGGTAGGGTGGCCAGAAGGTGGTATGGGAATAGGTGTATATATATTAGTAATATCTTTATTTCCTATTTCAATATATCTTCAAAAACAAGGTTATGTATATTTTGTAAAATATTTATTTTTAATTGGGTACATGCTTATTGATCTTATTAATAACTTAATGATTTATTTACACAGTGATCGTGTTTTTGAACAGGGAAATATGGTTGAAATATTTTTAATTTTATTTGCACCGATTTTCGTGAATAGAAAATATTTTTATTTCGTTTCCTGTAGTGTAATTGGAAAATATGTATTTTTTACTTTGATATTACAAGATGTAAAAGTTGTGATTCCGCTTGTATTATGTATATTCTTTTTCATCATTTCGCATTCTTTATTAAAGAGATTTCAATCTTATGTAAGGACAGTTGTTGAGATGATGAACAATATGAAAGAGACAGAAAATTTAGCTGTTATTGGGACTATGTCTACAACAATCGCTCATGAAATTCGAAATCCATTAACAGCTTTAAAAGGATTTACACAAATTCAAAAAGAAAGAAATCTTGAAGATACGATGAGCTATGAGATTATGCTGCAAGAAATTGAGAGAATTAATGAGTTTGTTAGTGAATTGATGTTATTAGGAAAACCGAAGCCAACAAATTATGAAGGGTGTAATATACGGGAAATCCTTTTATATGTTGTGCAGTTAATGGAAAGCTATGCGACTCAATATAAAGTGAAATTTCATTTGCAAGTAGATGGAAATTTACCCGTTATAAATGGTGATGATAAGCAATTAAAACAAGTGTTGCTAAACATCATCAAAAATGGAA
This Bacillus mycoides DNA region includes the following protein-coding sequences:
- a CDS encoding helix-turn-helix domain-containing protein, with the translated sequence MNTLYITIEEAAEYLKLPKSYVEDLIQQKKVRALFDGEQYLINKEQFNTHLEQMEKYKQLVEEILNEPIPEDMDVKDED
- a CDS encoding ATP-binding protein codes for the protein MNKYKSLIYEEREALKVFILLFYIIFFLYDAIYYFVYPAMNINEAMVGWPEGGMGIGVYILVISLFPISIYLQKQGYVYFVKYLFLIGYMLIDLINNLMIYLHSDRVFEQGNMVEIFLILFAPIFVNRKYFYFVSCSVIGKYVFFTLILQDVKVVIPLVLCIFFFIISHSLLKRFQSYVRTVVEMMNNMKETENLAVIGTMSTTIAHEIRNPLTALKGFTQIQKERNLEDTMSYEIMLQEIERINEFVSELMLLGKPKPTNYEGCNIREILLYVVQLMESYATQYKVKFHLQVDGNLPVINGDDKQLKQVLLNIIKNGIESMPEGGDIQIHAYEKVGENLCISVEDQGFGIENEKIKKIGKAFYTTKENGTGLGLMITYKIIEEHQGSIVIQSSMGVGTKVEIYLPTV
- a CDS encoding NAD(P)/FAD-dependent oxidoreductase; the protein is MNQEELFDVTVIGGGPAGLYSAFYSGLREMKTKIIEFQPQLGGKIHVYPEKMIWDIGGLLPVTGEKLIEQLVQQGLTFQPEVVLNTKIESIIRNQDGIFTLKTSSGEEHFSKTVIVATGSGILNPQKLSIEGAERFEVSNLNYTVKSLKRFKDKTVIISGGGNSAIDWANELEPIAKKVYLTYRKEELSGHEAQVKQLMNSSAECFFNTSITKLIAGDNHEAIEHVELTNHETGEVSHLPVEEVIINHGYERDITLLENSELDVAIVDNYFIAGNANSESSVDGLYAAGDILKHEGKLHLIAGAFQDAGNAVNKAKQFIQPDASEYGMVSSHNEVFKKRNRELIKQMMK
- a CDS encoding S-adenosylmethionine decarboxylase related protein, with amino-acid sequence MEQFPNAFSITLLGSAGGAAKAVLAILNQAVVNEKDPIYEVIKNVNFHLVDIKQKDKSYYEELFPNLKEQFFLYEINLQDVVKFKQHLKEKRTKVVIDVSGADTIRVLSCCNDLGICYINSALENEAVDQDDSLLGFQLTERYTRFEKEKETFTNTRAIIGSGMNPGVVQWMVVELMKERPNEKPRACYIVEHDNSFLGDKGLIKPHTLYASWAVERFLDEAIWSYPMYMSHHRPLYFYEDVYASEYKVKLGEKEFYGCLMPHEEVLILGKSFNMEVGFLYRINEYTTNLIRQNLDKVEDLWDWNRKVFNPAEDDIIGEDLVGVLLVYEHNETYMYNVMNSSQVFQKYKTNATYFQVGCGIYAGLCSLLLDTFGQGAYYVEELLLNTESKYGEYLNLYMKDFVVGHNNFTDGLLNDRVRWI